The Equus quagga isolate Etosha38 chromosome 2, UCLA_HA_Equagga_1.0, whole genome shotgun sequence genome has a window encoding:
- the TM9SF1 gene encoding transmembrane 9 superfamily member 1, with the protein MTVLGHPRSWSCQWLPLLMLLLGTGHEPGAEGVTHYKTGDPVILYVNKVGPYHNPQETYHYYQLPVCCPEKIRHKSLSLGEVLDGDRMAESLYEIRFRENVEKRILCHMQLSSAQVEQLRQAIEELYYFEFVVDDLPLRGFVGYMEESGFLPHSHKIGLWTHLDFHLEFHGDRIIFANVSVRDVKPHSLDGLRPDEFLGLTHTYSVRWSETSVERRSDRRRGDDGGFFPRTLEIHWLSIINSMVLVFLLVGFVAVILMRVLRNDLARYNLDEETTSGGSGDDFDQGDNGWKIIHTDVFRFPPYRGLLCAVLGVGAQFLALGTGIIVMALLGMFNVHRHGAINSAAILLYALTCCISGYVSSHFYRQIGGERWVWNIILTTSLFSVPFFLTWSVVNSVHWANGSTQALPATTILLLLTVWLLVGFPLTVIGGIFGKNNASPFDAPCRTKNIAREIPPQPWYKSTLIHMTVGGFLPFSAISVELYYIFATVWGREQYTLYGILFFVFAILLSVGACISIALTYFQLSGEDYRWWWRSVLSVGSTGLFIFLYSVFYYARRSNMSGAVQTVEFFGYSLLTGYVFFLMLGTISFFSSLKFIRYIYVNLKMD; encoded by the exons ATGACAGTCCTAGGGCACCCTCGAAGTTGGAGCTGCCAGTGGTTGCCACTCCTGATGCTGCTGCTGGGCACAGGCCATGAGCCAGGGGCAGAAGGTGTGACACACTACAAGACCGGCGACCCCGTCATTCTATATGTCAACAAAGTGGGACCCTACCATAACCCTCAGGAGACTTACCATTACTATCAGCTTCCAGTCTGCTGCCCTGAGAAGATCCGTCACAAAAGCCTTAGCCTGGGTGAAGTGCTGGATGGGGACCGAATGGCTGAGTCTTTGTATGAGATCCGCTTCCGGGAGAATGTGGAGAAGAGAATTCTGTGCCACATGCAGCTCAGTTCTGCACAG GTGGAACAGTTGCGCCAGGCCATCGAGGAACTGTACTACTTTGAATTTGTGGTGGACGACTTGCCACTCCGTGGCTTTGTGGGCTACATGGAGGAGAGTGGCTTCCTGCCTCACAGCCACAAGATAGGACTCTGGACCCATCTGGACTTCCACCTAGAATTCCATGGAGATCGAATTATATTTGCCAATGTCTCAGTGCGGGACGTCAAACCCCACAGTTTAGATGGGTTACGACCTGATGAATTCTTAGGCCTCACTCACACATACAGTGTGCGCTGGTCTGAGACTTCTGTGGAACGTCGGAGTGACAGGCGccgtggtgatgatggtggtttCTTTCCCCGGACACTGGAAATTCATTGGTTGTCCATCATCAATTCCATGGTGCTTGTGTTTTTACTGGTGGGTTTTGTGGCTGTCATTCTCATGCGTGTGCTTCGGAACGACCTGGCTCGGTACAACTTGGATGAGGAGACAACCTCTGGAGGTTCTGGTGATGACTTTGACCAAGGTGACAATGGCTGGAAAATTATCCATACAGATGTCTTCCGCTTCCCTCCATACCGTGGTCTGCTCTGTGCTGTGCTTGGTGTGGGTGCCCAGTTCCTGGCCCTTGGCACTG GTATTATTGTCATGGCGCTGCTGGGCATGTTCAATGTGCACCGGCACGGGGCCATTAACTCAGCAGCCATCTTGTTGTACGCCCTGACTTGCTGCATCTCTGGCTACGTGTCCAGCCACTTCTACCGGCAGATCGGAGGCGAGCGTTGGGTGTGGAACATCATTCTCACCACCAGTCTCTTCTCTG TGCCTTTCTTCCTGACGTGGAGTGTGGTGAACTCGGTGCATTGGGCCAATGGTTCGACACAGGCTCTGCCAGCTACCACCATCCTGCTGCTTCTGACGGTTTGGCTGCTGGTGGGCTTTCCCCTCACTGTCATTGGAGGCATCTTCGGGAAGAACAACGCTAGCCCCTTTGATGCACCTTGTCGCACCAAGAACATCGCCCGGGAaatcccaccccagccctggtaCAAGTCTACGCTCATCCACATGACTGTTGGAGGCTTCCTGCCTTTCAG TGCCATCTCTGTGGAGCTGTACTACATCTTTGCCACAGTATGGGGTCGGGAGCAGTACACTTTGTACGGCATCCTCTTCTTTGTCTTCGCCATCCTTCTGAGCGTGGGGGCTTGCATCTCCATCGCGCTCACCTACTTCCAGTTGTCTGGAGAGGATTACCGCTGGTGGTGGCGATCCGTGCTGAGTGTCGGCTCCACGGGGctcttcatcttcctctactcgGTTTTCTACTATGCCCGGCGCTCCAACATGTCAGGGGCGGTACAGACAGTAGAGTTTTTCGGCTACTCCTTACTCACCGGTTACGTCTTCTTCCTCATGCTGGGCaccatctccttcttttcttccctaaaattCATCCGTTATATCTATGTTAACCTCAAGAT